One part of the Granulicella arctica genome encodes these proteins:
- a CDS encoding dihydrofolate reductase family protein — translation MSKVRVAGFGVSLDGFSAGVEQSLDDPLGKRGPEIFQWFFHTKTFCAMHGKEGGSVDVDDAFARRAMENFGAFILGRNMFGPVRGPWQDDSWKGWWGPNPPYHAPTFVLTHYEREPIVMEGGTTFYFVTGGIEEALRLAKQAAGDKDVKIGGGVSSVRQYLQAGLIDSIHFALAPVALGQGEALLSGIDLPALGFSVTEHEATEHATHVVLTTR, via the coding sequence ATGTCAAAGGTTCGTGTCGCGGGATTTGGTGTTTCCTTGGACGGTTTTAGCGCAGGAGTAGAGCAGAGCCTGGACGATCCGCTGGGCAAGCGCGGTCCAGAGATCTTTCAGTGGTTCTTCCATACCAAGACATTCTGTGCCATGCACGGGAAGGAAGGCGGATCGGTCGATGTGGACGACGCGTTCGCGCGGCGGGCGATGGAAAATTTTGGGGCCTTCATCCTTGGCCGCAATATGTTTGGTCCGGTCCGTGGACCATGGCAGGACGACTCATGGAAGGGATGGTGGGGTCCCAATCCGCCATACCATGCGCCGACCTTCGTTCTGACGCACTACGAGCGTGAGCCGATCGTAATGGAAGGCGGGACGACCTTCTACTTTGTCACCGGCGGAATCGAAGAGGCGCTGAGACTCGCGAAACAAGCAGCGGGCGACAAGGATGTCAAGATCGGAGGCGGTGTTTCCAGCGTGCGGCAATATCTACAGGCTGGACTGATCGATTCCATTCACTTTGCACTTGCACCTGTTGCCCTCGGTCAAGGTGAGGCACTTCTTAGCGGCATTGACCTGCCCGCGTTGGGATTTTCTGTGACGGAGCACGAGGCCACGGAGCATGCGACGCATGTTGTTCTGACGACAAGATAG
- a CDS encoding pirin family protein → MLTIRPAAERGHANHGWLDSNFSFSFAEYYDPAHMGFRALRVINEDHVAPSMGFGKHPHRDMEILTYVLEGAVKHEDSTGASETLVPGELQHMTAGSGVRHSEMNPSDAETLHLLQIWLMPNQLGIPPKYEQKRFSVQEEPNQLHLLASTDARDGSFQLHADAELLAAKLDPGASVTHPFKLGNGWLQVARGSVSVAGRSLKAGDGLALTGESSITISSADGAEFLLFDLA, encoded by the coding sequence ATGTTAACCATTCGTCCCGCGGCCGAGCGTGGCCATGCCAATCATGGCTGGCTCGACTCCAACTTCAGCTTCTCCTTCGCCGAGTACTACGATCCTGCGCACATGGGCTTTCGCGCCCTCCGCGTCATCAACGAGGATCACGTTGCGCCCTCCATGGGCTTCGGCAAGCACCCGCATCGCGACATGGAGATCCTTACCTACGTCCTTGAGGGCGCTGTGAAGCACGAGGACTCGACCGGCGCGAGCGAGACCCTCGTCCCCGGCGAGTTGCAGCACATGACCGCTGGCTCCGGCGTTCGCCACAGCGAGATGAACCCGTCCGACGCGGAGACCCTGCACCTGCTCCAGATATGGCTGATGCCCAATCAGTTGGGCATTCCGCCGAAGTACGAGCAGAAGAGGTTCTCGGTTCAGGAGGAGCCTAACCAGCTCCATCTGCTGGCCAGCACGGACGCTCGCGACGGCTCCTTCCAGCTTCATGCGGATGCCGAGCTGCTTGCCGCGAAGCTTGACCCCGGCGCAAGCGTTACCCATCCGTTCAAGCTGGGCAACGGCTGGTTGCAGGTTGCTCGGGGGTCTGTGAGCGTAGCGGGGCGGTCTCTCAAAGCGGGCGACGGGCTCGCGCTTACCGGGGAGTCATCCATCACCATCAGCAGTGCCGACGGCGCGGAGTTTTTGCTATTCGACCTGGCTTGA
- a CDS encoding VOC family protein: MKTLRVIATLALCCPLLSAQMLLAQKRPAITGIAFFRMYSADLNASAKIYDDEMGFLRTEADGRDFYSVNDAQWFEVLPLAAPEEGSRLIAIGLTTRNAKRLATYLRAHGQAILPQKEPGQFGVKDPEGNLIVFVQEGNKHPGASVTQPRATSHRIIHAGFIVRDAAAEDRFYRDLLGFRQYWHGGQTDARTDYVSIQVPDGTDWLEYMLNNPASPNQRTYGMSNHFSLGVAHMDAVVAALAANRCTEPMCSKTQVGRDGKVQLNMFDPDKTRIEYMEFKPVATPCCSPFAGRHPDEQESK; the protein is encoded by the coding sequence GTGAAGACCTTGCGTGTTATCGCCACTCTTGCTCTATGTTGCCCTCTGCTGTCTGCACAGATGCTGCTCGCGCAGAAGCGTCCGGCGATCACGGGCATTGCGTTCTTTCGCATGTATTCGGCCGATCTCAACGCATCGGCGAAGATCTATGACGACGAGATGGGCTTTTTGCGGACTGAAGCTGATGGCCGCGACTTCTACTCTGTTAACGATGCGCAGTGGTTCGAGGTGCTTCCGCTGGCCGCGCCCGAAGAGGGTTCTCGGCTTATTGCTATCGGCTTGACTACGCGCAATGCGAAGAGGCTTGCGACGTATCTTCGCGCGCATGGGCAGGCGATTTTGCCGCAGAAGGAGCCCGGCCAGTTCGGCGTGAAGGACCCTGAAGGCAACCTGATCGTCTTCGTGCAGGAGGGCAATAAGCATCCCGGCGCTTCAGTGACTCAGCCGCGAGCCACCTCGCACCGCATCATCCATGCGGGTTTTATCGTGCGCGATGCTGCTGCGGAGGACCGCTTCTATCGCGATCTGCTCGGCTTTCGCCAGTATTGGCATGGTGGACAGACCGATGCCCGCACCGATTACGTCAGCATTCAGGTTCCTGACGGCACTGACTGGCTCGAGTACATGCTGAACAATCCGGCGAGCCCGAACCAGCGCACGTATGGGATGTCCAACCACTTTTCGTTAGGTGTCGCACACATGGACGCAGTGGTGGCCGCGCTCGCTGCCAACCGCTGCACGGAACCGATGTGCAGCAAGACCCAGGTTGGCCGCGATGGCAAGGTTCAGCTGAATATGTTCGATCCGGACAAGACGCGCATCGAGTATATGGAGTTCAAGCCGGTCGCTACGCCATGCTGCTCTCCGTTCGCCGGAAGACATCCCGATGAACAGGAGAGCAAGTAA
- the purF gene encoding amidophosphoribosyltransferase, with product MDDLKLPLNPVLDDELIDDADDANPFDKLREECGVMAVYNHSDAARMTYWGLYSLQHRGQESAGIASADGHEVNEYKGMGLVSEIFTDDVLAKLPGHMAIGHTRYSTTGDSALLNAQPISVESTKGLIAIAHNGNLINLGTAKERLERDGAIFQTTSDSEIIIQLIAHCEKNTLIDCMADALQQVDGAFSIVMMTRNRIFAARDPHGFRPLSMGRIEGKDGAPDTFVFASETCAFDLLHAKYERDVKPGELIMVSEDGVTSRYFNTTMPQSSCVFEHVYFARPDSKIYGRWVQQSREEMGRQLARESGVPADLIVPVPDSGVTAAIGYATESGIPFNLGLIRNHYVGRTFIQPEQRVRDFGVRMKLNPVRSLLEGKRVILIDDSIIRGTTSRKIVRMVRAAGATEVHMRISCPPTISPCFYGVDTPSKKDLIAANKSVAEICEFIEADSLAYLSLVGLTHSCTKGETSEGLSPASFCTACYTGDYPTQWVDVAEILPARALVV from the coding sequence ATGGACGATCTCAAGCTGCCGTTGAATCCTGTGCTGGATGATGAGTTGATCGACGACGCGGACGACGCAAATCCGTTCGACAAGCTGCGCGAAGAGTGCGGCGTCATGGCCGTCTACAACCACTCCGATGCAGCTCGGATGACCTATTGGGGCCTCTACTCGTTGCAGCATCGCGGGCAGGAGTCCGCAGGCATCGCCTCGGCGGACGGCCACGAGGTGAACGAGTACAAGGGCATGGGCCTCGTCTCGGAGATCTTCACCGACGACGTGCTGGCGAAGCTCCCCGGCCACATGGCCATCGGGCATACGCGCTACTCCACGACCGGAGACTCCGCCCTGCTGAACGCGCAGCCCATCTCGGTCGAGTCAACCAAGGGATTGATAGCGATTGCGCACAACGGCAACCTGATCAACCTCGGCACCGCAAAGGAGCGGCTGGAGCGCGATGGCGCGATCTTCCAGACCACCTCGGACTCCGAGATCATCATCCAGTTGATCGCGCACTGCGAGAAGAACACCCTGATCGACTGCATGGCCGACGCCCTGCAACAGGTCGATGGCGCGTTTTCCATCGTCATGATGACGCGCAACCGCATCTTCGCCGCACGCGATCCACACGGCTTCCGCCCCTTGTCGATGGGCCGCATCGAAGGCAAGGACGGCGCACCGGACACCTTCGTCTTCGCATCCGAGACCTGCGCCTTCGACCTGCTGCACGCAAAGTACGAGCGCGATGTGAAGCCCGGCGAGCTCATCATGGTCTCCGAAGACGGCGTAACCAGCCGCTACTTCAACACCACCATGCCGCAGTCCAGCTGCGTCTTCGAGCACGTGTACTTCGCACGACCCGACTCGAAGATCTACGGTCGCTGGGTGCAGCAGAGCCGCGAAGAGATGGGTCGGCAGCTCGCGCGCGAGTCCGGCGTTCCCGCAGACCTGATCGTTCCAGTCCCGGACTCCGGCGTGACCGCCGCAATCGGCTATGCAACCGAGTCGGGAATCCCGTTCAACCTCGGTCTGATCCGCAACCACTACGTCGGGCGCACCTTCATCCAGCCAGAGCAGCGCGTACGCGACTTCGGCGTACGCATGAAGCTGAATCCAGTGCGGTCGCTGCTCGAAGGCAAGCGCGTCATTTTGATCGACGACTCGATCATCCGTGGAACGACAAGCAGAAAGATCGTGCGCATGGTGCGAGCCGCCGGAGCGACCGAGGTGCACATGCGCATCTCATGTCCGCCAACAATCTCGCCCTGTTTCTACGGCGTCGATACACCCTCGAAGAAGGACCTGATCGCCGCGAACAAGTCCGTCGCGGAGATCTGCGAGTTCATCGAGGCCGATTCTCTCGCATACCTCTCGCTCGTGGGCCTCACGCACTCCTGCACCAAGGGTGAAACCTCAGAGGGCCTGTCGCCAGCCAGCTTCTGCACAGCCTGCTACACGGGCGATTATCCGACCCAGTGGGTGGATGTAGCAGAGATCCTTCCAGCCCGCGCGCTGGTCGTCTAG
- the purL gene encoding phosphoribosylformylglycinamidine synthase subunit PurL, producing the protein MPNQQVQPHSQAPTSASITPALLKQHSITPDEYTRIEAALGRTPSLTELGIFSVMWSEHCSYKSSRVHLKRLPTKSPLVVQGPGENAGIIDVGDGWACAFKIESHNHPSYIEPYQGAATGVGGILRDIFTMNARPLAVMDSLRFGPLDEAEKDAQLRRRNHAVVNGVVAGVAGYGNCFGVPNLGGETRFEPCYSGNPLLNAFALGLVKIDEIFYAKATGVGNPVIYVGAKTGRDGIHGATMASEEFTEGSEQKRPNVQMGDPFLEKLLLEACLEAMATGAVLGIQDMGAAGLTCSTCEMGARGELGLTIELDLVPQRETGMSSYEIMLSESQERMLLVADKGREGEVLAVFEKWGLDASIVGIVTADDTMRVTHHGELVCEIPNKALTDDAPVYHRPVGVWKAPVPLDPPEHVLELLKQPRDYTADLKKLLASANICSKRWVFEQYDSMVQTNTVQGPGGEAGVMRIKGTDRGLAMALAGNGRWTYLDPKLGAMHAVAEAARKVACTGAKPVAATNCLNFGNPEKPEIMAQLSSAIDGIAEACIALGTPVTGGNVSLYNETKGEGIYPTPVLGIVGIIEDVTQAVPASFQKAGDLVLFLSAFTGKGRDVMPEFGSTEYVKSIEGTFWGKPPGLVLEEEAALHKALVALAAKGLLTSASDISDGGSAVAFAKGCFPRNLGVHISMTMPSLDAFAIKERLFSEIASSVIATAEPAKLAEIQAALAEYPGVWVAPLGKVTSGNYTILINEQPIVDEPIQHLKGDWTTALESQLAAEVLV; encoded by the coding sequence ATGCCCAATCAGCAAGTTCAGCCTCACAGTCAGGCCCCCACCTCCGCCTCCATTACTCCGGCGCTGCTCAAGCAGCACAGCATCACACCGGATGAGTACACGCGCATCGAAGCGGCGTTAGGCCGCACGCCCAGCCTTACCGAGCTGGGCATTTTTTCGGTCATGTGGTCCGAGCACTGCTCCTACAAAAGCTCCCGCGTACACCTGAAGCGCCTGCCGACAAAGTCGCCGCTGGTCGTTCAGGGGCCCGGTGAGAACGCCGGTATCATCGACGTCGGCGACGGCTGGGCCTGCGCCTTCAAGATCGAGTCGCACAACCACCCCAGCTACATCGAGCCCTACCAGGGTGCTGCAACCGGGGTCGGCGGCATCCTGCGCGACATCTTCACGATGAACGCCCGCCCGCTCGCCGTGATGGACTCCCTGCGCTTCGGCCCGCTCGACGAAGCCGAGAAGGACGCGCAGCTCCGCCGCCGAAACCACGCAGTGGTCAACGGCGTCGTCGCCGGCGTTGCAGGCTACGGCAACTGCTTCGGCGTGCCCAACCTTGGCGGCGAGACGCGGTTTGAGCCCTGTTACTCGGGCAATCCTCTGCTGAATGCCTTTGCGTTGGGTCTCGTAAAGATCGACGAGATCTTCTACGCTAAGGCGACGGGCGTTGGCAATCCGGTCATCTACGTCGGCGCGAAGACCGGCCGTGACGGCATCCACGGAGCCACCATGGCCAGCGAAGAGTTCACCGAAGGCTCCGAGCAGAAGCGCCCCAACGTCCAGATGGGCGATCCGTTCCTCGAGAAGCTCTTGCTCGAGGCCTGCCTCGAAGCCATGGCGACCGGCGCAGTGCTCGGCATTCAGGACATGGGCGCCGCTGGACTGACCTGCTCGACCTGCGAGATGGGCGCACGCGGCGAACTCGGCCTCACCATCGAGCTGGACCTCGTTCCACAGCGCGAGACCGGCATGTCGAGCTACGAGATCATGCTGTCGGAGTCGCAGGAGCGCATGTTACTGGTGGCCGACAAGGGCCGCGAGGGCGAGGTGCTGGCGGTCTTCGAAAAGTGGGGTCTCGACGCAAGCATCGTCGGCATCGTCACCGCCGACGACACCATGCGCGTCACGCACCACGGCGAGCTGGTCTGCGAGATCCCCAACAAGGCACTGACCGACGACGCGCCGGTCTATCACCGTCCCGTGGGCGTGTGGAAGGCTCCCGTTCCGCTCGACCCTCCAGAGCACGTGCTGGAGTTGCTCAAGCAGCCGCGCGACTACACCGCGGACCTCAAGAAGCTGCTGGCAAGCGCAAACATCTGTAGCAAACGTTGGGTCTTCGAGCAGTACGACTCGATGGTGCAGACCAACACCGTGCAAGGTCCCGGCGGCGAAGCCGGCGTCATGCGCATCAAGGGCACCGACCGTGGCCTCGCGATGGCGCTCGCAGGCAACGGCCGCTGGACGTACCTCGACCCGAAGCTGGGCGCGATGCACGCTGTAGCCGAAGCCGCCCGCAAGGTCGCCTGTACAGGCGCAAAGCCAGTCGCCGCAACCAACTGCCTGAACTTCGGCAACCCGGAAAAGCCGGAGATCATGGCGCAGCTCTCATCCGCCATCGACGGCATCGCTGAGGCATGTATCGCCCTGGGAACGCCCGTAACCGGCGGCAACGTCTCCCTCTACAACGAAACCAAGGGCGAGGGAATCTATCCAACGCCGGTACTCGGAATCGTCGGAATCATCGAGGATGTAACGCAGGCTGTGCCTGCGAGCTTCCAGAAGGCGGGCGACCTTGTGCTATTCCTTTCGGCGTTCACCGGCAAAGGCCGGGATGTGATGCCGGAGTTTGGTTCGACCGAATATGTGAAGAGCATCGAGGGTACCTTCTGGGGCAAACCCCCAGGTCTGGTGCTGGAGGAGGAGGCCGCGCTGCACAAGGCGCTCGTGGCACTGGCTGCAAAAGGCCTGTTGACCTCAGCCTCGGATATTTCGGATGGCGGCTCGGCGGTTGCGTTTGCGAAGGGATGTTTTCCGCGCAACCTCGGTGTTCACATCTCGATGACCATGCCTTCACTCGATGCGTTTGCAATCAAGGAGCGGCTGTTCAGCGAGATTGCTTCTTCGGTGATTGCAACGGCAGAGCCTGCGAAGCTGGCGGAGATTCAAGCCGCACTCGCAGAGTATCCAGGCGTTTGGGTTGCGCCGTTGGGCAAGGTCACATCAGGGAACTACACGATCCTGATCAATGAACAGCCTATTGTGGATGAACCGATCCAACACCTAAAAGGCGATTGGACCACCGCTCTTGAATCACAGCTCGCTGCAGAGGTGCTTGTCTAA
- the dut gene encoding dUTP diphosphatase: protein MLRIKVLKLHPAAQLPRYAHSGAWGDLAADLYASEEATLAPGATGLVPTGIAMEFPSEYGALVEDRSGLAVKGITTLAGVIDPGYRGEIKVVLTNLSTEPRTIAVGDRLAQLRLVRRYEAIFEEVDELIEAPRGAGGFGSTGK from the coding sequence ATGCTGCGAATCAAAGTGCTGAAGCTTCATCCCGCTGCCCAACTGCCTCGCTACGCCCATTCCGGGGCGTGGGGCGATCTGGCCGCCGATCTGTACGCCTCCGAAGAGGCGACGCTGGCGCCGGGAGCAACCGGGCTCGTCCCCACCGGCATTGCGATGGAGTTTCCATCGGAGTACGGCGCGCTGGTCGAGGACCGCTCCGGTCTGGCCGTCAAGGGGATCACCACGCTGGCTGGCGTGATCGATCCCGGCTATCGGGGCGAGATCAAAGTTGTGCTCACAAACCTCAGCACGGAGCCGCGAACCATCGCCGTTGGCGACCGGCTCGCCCAGCTACGGCTCGTGCGGCGCTACGAAGCCATCTTTGAAGAGGTGGACGAGCTGATCGAGGCTCCGCGCGGCGCAGGCGGCTTTGGCAGCACGGGCAAGTAG
- a CDS encoding methyltransferase family protein, with translation MIVPVGKWCSFDTTSSTARKYMTLPHAFHDHPGFTVVWFATYALCMVPEIILSRRLHSGEDAQKSDRGSKVIVIVAANLAVAIGFVMAIAFPRFSLGATWKTVFAAGIVVWLGGTIFRWYSIRTLGRFFTYDVAVSPGQHVVEDGPYRWLRHPAYLGSLLGEIGFGMTLTNSLAMLLPPICLAAAYIYRIRIEEQSLLKGLGTPYREYMERTWCLIPFLF, from the coding sequence ATGATTGTTCCTGTTGGGAAGTGGTGTAGTTTTGATACGACCTCCTCAACAGCAAGGAAATACATGACATTGCCGCACGCTTTTCATGATCATCCGGGGTTTACTGTCGTCTGGTTTGCTACCTATGCGCTTTGCATGGTGCCGGAGATCATCCTTTCCAGACGGCTCCATTCAGGCGAAGATGCTCAAAAATCGGATAGGGGATCGAAGGTCATTGTCATTGTGGCCGCAAACCTCGCCGTGGCAATCGGATTTGTCATGGCAATTGCCTTTCCACGCTTCTCTCTCGGTGCGACTTGGAAGACCGTATTCGCAGCCGGCATCGTGGTCTGGCTGGGCGGGACGATATTCCGTTGGTATTCAATTCGCACTTTGGGACGTTTCTTCACGTATGACGTAGCCGTGTCCCCGGGCCAGCATGTGGTGGAAGACGGACCCTATCGCTGGCTTCGGCATCCAGCGTATCTGGGTTCGCTGCTGGGCGAGATTGGCTTCGGGATGACGCTCACCAATTCGTTAGCGATGCTGTTGCCGCCCATCTGCCTGGCTGCTGCCTATATATACCGCATTCGCATAGAGGAGCAGTCATTACTAAAGGGATTGGGTACTCCCTATCGCGAATATATGGAACGCACATGGTGCCTGATTCCTTTTCTATTTTGA
- the rplU gene encoding 50S ribosomal protein L21 — MYAVIRTGGKQYRVAPGDKLKIETTAHDNGAVEFSDVLAVSGEEGKFEQELSGAKVLGSVVGEGRGEKILVFKLKRKKQYKKMQGHRQNFVEVKINEILVNGKSFKA, encoded by the coding sequence ATGTATGCAGTCATTCGGACCGGCGGTAAGCAGTATCGCGTAGCACCAGGCGACAAGTTGAAGATCGAGACGACCGCGCATGACAATGGCGCCGTCGAGTTCTCCGATGTTCTCGCTGTGAGCGGCGAAGAGGGCAAGTTCGAGCAGGAGCTGAGCGGCGCGAAGGTTCTCGGGTCGGTCGTCGGCGAAGGCCGCGGCGAGAAGATCCTCGTCTTCAAGCTGAAGCGCAAGAAGCAGTACAAGAAGATGCAGGGTCACCGGCAGAACTTCGTCGAGGTCAAGATCAACGAGATCCTCGTCAACGGTAAGAGCTTCAAGGCATAA
- the rpmA gene encoding 50S ribosomal protein L27 has product MAHKKGLGSSKNGRDSNAQRLGVKVFGGQAILGGGIIVRQRGTPLKPGANVGRGKDDTLFAKISGVVRFQDRGQKGRFVLVDPAEVTAIPA; this is encoded by the coding sequence ATGGCACATAAAAAAGGGTTAGGATCTTCGAAGAACGGCCGCGACTCAAACGCCCAGCGACTTGGCGTTAAGGTTTTCGGCGGCCAGGCAATCCTCGGCGGCGGCATCATCGTCCGGCAGCGTGGAACACCGCTGAAGCCGGGTGCAAACGTAGGTCGTGGCAAGGATGACACCTTGTTCGCCAAGATCAGCGGCGTTGTCCGCTTCCAGGATCGTGGCCAGAAGGGCCGCTTTGTCCTGGTCGATCCGGCTGAAGTGACCGCAATCCCTGCGTAA
- a CDS encoding MBL fold metallo-hydrolase, translating to MHPASRSTDCDLIRARTQLGDFELTICTDGTYLLDGGAMFGVVPKTLWQKRMPADEQNRILLGLNTVVVRTGKHIVVIETGIGNKTPPKMKEIHGNQELLPASLAAAGVRPEEVDIVINTHLHFDHCGWNTTLHPDGSVTPTFPNAHYFAHRGEVQHGHLQLDRDRVSYLSSNYDPLIQSGQMTLLDDERLLSDPKICSGISVELFPGHTDHLMAVHIESGSQHACYASDLLPTSAHLDATWVMGYDLDPLECIAQRKRFYQRAIPEQWLVLFTHDHHTPMASVTLDERGKPVAQPVK from the coding sequence ATGCACCCCGCTTCCCGATCCACCGACTGTGACCTGATTCGCGCCCGCACCCAACTGGGCGACTTCGAGCTAACCATCTGCACCGACGGCACGTACCTGCTGGACGGCGGTGCCATGTTCGGCGTCGTCCCCAAGACACTCTGGCAGAAGCGGATGCCGGCGGATGAACAGAACCGCATTCTGCTGGGGCTGAATACAGTCGTCGTGCGCACCGGCAAACATATCGTGGTGATCGAGACCGGCATCGGCAACAAAACGCCCCCGAAGATGAAGGAGATCCACGGCAATCAGGAGCTGCTCCCAGCATCGCTCGCGGCGGCTGGCGTGCGGCCCGAAGAGGTGGACATCGTCATCAACACCCATCTCCACTTCGATCACTGTGGCTGGAACACCACACTGCACCCGGACGGCTCCGTCACTCCGACCTTTCCCAACGCGCACTACTTCGCCCATCGGGGCGAGGTGCAGCATGGGCATCTGCAACTGGACCGCGACCGGGTCAGCTACCTCTCCTCGAACTACGATCCACTGATTCAATCTGGGCAGATGACCCTGCTCGACGATGAGCGGCTTCTGTCGGACCCAAAGATCTGCAGTGGTATCTCAGTCGAGCTCTTCCCCGGACACACCGACCACCTCATGGCGGTCCATATCGAATCCGGCTCGCAACACGCCTGCTATGCGAGCGACCTGCTCCCGACCAGCGCCCATCTCGACGCGACCTGGGTCATGGGGTACGATCTCGACCCGCTGGAGTGTATTGCCCAGCGCAAGCGCTTCTACCAGCGCGCCATCCCGGAGCAATGGCTGGTTCTCTTCACGCACGACCATCACACCCCAATGGCGTCGGTCACCCTCGATGAACGAGGCAAGCCCGTAGCACAACCGGTGAAATAG
- a CDS encoding zinc-ribbon domain containing protein — protein sequence MEFLDRLLTCSDCGGEFIFTAGEQLFFFDKQFKNDPKRCKPCKNKRAGAAARPGSGPSAAGLSRTETRTECSACGIETTVPFKPTQGRPVLCRQCFQSKQAPSTSNLAQVTSQFNATTSELIAAASSGEHVVAVGVDLTTLPSQA from the coding sequence ATGGAATTTCTTGATCGGCTCCTGACCTGTAGCGACTGCGGCGGTGAATTCATCTTCACCGCGGGCGAACAACTGTTTTTCTTCGATAAGCAATTCAAGAACGACCCCAAACGATGCAAGCCCTGCAAGAACAAACGCGCCGGTGCCGCAGCTAGGCCAGGGTCCGGGCCGTCCGCTGCCGGGCTCTCGCGCACAGAGACGCGGACGGAGTGTTCCGCCTGTGGGATCGAGACAACGGTCCCCTTTAAGCCGACCCAGGGGCGTCCAGTCCTCTGCCGCCAGTGTTTTCAGAGCAAGCAAGCTCCATCCACCTCAAATCTTGCTCAGGTGACCTCTCAGTTCAACGCTACGACCTCTGAGCTGATTGCTGCCGCTTCGAGCGGTGAGCATGTTGTGGCGGTTGGCGTCGATCTGACGACCCTACCTTCCCAGGCGTAG
- the rpsU gene encoding 30S ribosomal protein S21 has translation MAEVRVQEGEPLENALRRFKRKVQTEDIIKEVKRHSFYLKPGEKKRVKEALARKRNRKKIRKEQD, from the coding sequence TTGGCAGAGGTTCGAGTTCAAGAAGGCGAACCCCTTGAGAATGCCCTACGTCGCTTCAAGCGTAAAGTGCAGACTGAAGACATTATCAAGGAAGTCAAGCGTCACTCGTTTTACCTGAAACCAGGTGAAAAGAAGCGCGTGAAGGAAGCGTTGGCGCGCAAGCGTAACCGCAAGAAGATTCGTAAAGAGCAAGACTAG
- a CDS encoding gamma carbonic anhydrase family protein, whose protein sequence is MIRSYQGVHPVVGPDCYIDPSAQVIGDVVLGAQASVWMNAVVRGDVNSIRIGAKSNVQDCAVLHGMRHLYPVIIGEMVTIGHNATVHGCVLEDAVLVGIGATILNDARIGEGSIIAAGAVIPEHTIIPPRSLVAGVPGKVRRTLGDADREMILKYAQNYLDYTAIYLKEPKP, encoded by the coding sequence ATGATCCGTTCGTATCAGGGCGTGCATCCGGTCGTCGGCCCCGACTGCTATATCGATCCTTCTGCCCAGGTTATCGGCGACGTCGTGCTGGGAGCTCAGGCCAGTGTCTGGATGAATGCCGTCGTGCGGGGCGACGTCAACTCCATCCGAATCGGCGCGAAGAGCAATGTGCAGGATTGTGCGGTGCTGCATGGGATGCGCCATCTTTATCCGGTCATCATCGGGGAGATGGTCACAATCGGCCATAACGCCACCGTGCATGGATGCGTCCTCGAAGACGCTGTGCTTGTGGGGATAGGAGCGACCATTCTGAACGATGCGCGTATCGGCGAGGGGTCGATCATTGCGGCTGGCGCGGTGATTCCCGAGCACACGATCATTCCTCCGCGGTCGCTTGTGGCGGGTGTACCGGGCAAGGTACGGCGAACGCTGGGGGATGCGGATCGCGAGATGATCCTGAAGTACGCCCAGAACTATCTGGATTACACGGCCATCTATCTGAAAGAGCCGAAGCCTTAG